In the genome of Entelurus aequoreus isolate RoL-2023_Sb linkage group LG08, RoL_Eaeq_v1.1, whole genome shotgun sequence, one region contains:
- the LOC133655867 gene encoding piggyBac transposable element-derived protein 4-like: MMPNHKTFSVQEVLDQVFSEEVDIEENVSEIEDNVVEDPDYGASSSDEDETLDAEVPVNTGTPADIFLSKNGKLSWSPAPRQRQGRLSAGNVIKMVPGPTRYAISRVQDIKSAFELLMTPSIENHVLLMTNLEGSRVFGDSWKPIDAIDLQAYIGLLILGGVYKSKGEAAESLWNKETGRAIFPATMSLKKFHIMSRVLRFDDREKRQGRREHDKLAAIRDVWDKWVQQLPLLYNPGPHVTVDECLVAFRGRCPFRQYIPSKPAKYGIKIWAACDAQSSYAWNMQVYTGKAPGEAPEKNQGMRVVLDMAEGLEGHNITCDNFFTSYALGEELAKRKVTMLGTVRKNKPELPSELVAIKNRQATSSVFAFTENATAVSYCPKKGKNVVLMSTMHKDAQLSTREDKKPQMVLDYNATKGGVDNLDKVTGTYSCRRMTARWPLVVFFNIIDVSAYNAFVLWREISEGWNSEKLYRRRLFLEQLGYALVQPQIARRVVLPRASAAAVVIVEDVQREAHTSNPPVARGQKRGRCQICSTRNDNKTTNTCGGCGKYICKEHIRCGSCAQ; the protein is encoded by the coding sequence ATGATGCCAAACCACAAGACGTTCTCTGTCCAGGAGGTTTTGGATCAGGTTTTTAGTGAAGAGGTAGACATAGAGGAAAATGTGTCTGAAATCGAAGACAATGTTGTGGAAGACCCTGATTATGGGGCATCGTCCTCTGATGAGGAtgagacccttgatgctgaagttCCTGTCAACACTGGAACACCAGCAGACATTTTCCTGTCCAAAAATGGAAAGTTGTCGTGGTCCCCTGCCCCACGTCAACGGCAGGGTAGACTTAGCGCtggtaatgtcatcaaaatggttcCAGGCCCAACCCGATATGCGATTAGCCGTGTCCAAGACATAAAATCTGCATTTGAGCTCCTCATGACACCATCAATTGAGAACCATGTACTCTTGATGACCAATTTAGAGGGGAGTCGTGTGTTTGGGGACAGTTGGAAGCCGATCGATGCAATTGACTTGCAGGCATACATCGGGTTGCTCATTTTGGGGGGCGTGTACAAGTCCAAAGGCGAGGCAGCAGAAAGCCTGTGGAATAAAGAGACTGGAAGGGCCATCTTCCCAGCCACCATGTCTCTGAAGAAATTCCATATTATGTCTCGTGTCCTACGGTTCGATGACAGAGAGAAAAGACAGGGCCGGAGAGAACATGACAAGCTGGCAGCTATCCGGGATGTATGGGACAAGTGGGTTCAGCAACTGCCATTGCTTTACAACCCAGGCCCCCATGTGACTGTGGATGAATGTCTGGTGGCGTTTCGTGGCCGCTGTCCATTTAGACAGTACATCCCGAGTAAACCAGCCAAATACGGCATTAAAATATGGGCAGCATGTGATGCCCAGTCGAGCTATGCCTGGAATATGCAGGTCTACACCGGCAAAGCCCCTGGGGAAGCACCTGAAAAAAATCAGGGCATGAGGGTTGTCCTGGACATGGCTGAGGGACTGGAGGGGCACAATATAACGTGCGACAACTTCTTCACCTCCTATGCCCTTGGTGAAGAACTCGCAAAGCGGAAAGTCACCATGCTGGGGACAGTCCGCAAGAACAAGCCAGAGCTTCCCTCTGAGCTTGTTGCAATCAAGAACAGACAGGCTACATCCTCAGTGTttgccttcactgagaacgccaCAGCTGTTTCGTATTGCCCCAAGAAAGGGAAGAACGTTGTGCTCATGAGTACGATGCACAAGGATGCCCAGCTCAGCACCAGGGAGGACAAGAAGCCACAAATGGTGTTGGACTACAATGCCACAAAGGGTGGTGTTGACAACCTGGATAAAGTCACAGGCACGTACAGCTGCCGACGCATGACTGCACGATGGCCCCTTGTTGTATTCTTCAACATCATCGATGTGAGTGCCTACAACGCTTTTGTGCTTTGGAGGGAGATCAGTGAAGGCTGGAACAGCGAAAAGCTGTACCGGAGGAGGCTGTTCCTGGAACAGCTGGGGTACGCGCTGGTGCAACCCCAAATTGCACGAAGAGTTGTCCTACCAAGAGCCTCAGCGGCTGCTGTGGTGATAGTGGAGGATGTTCAGAGGGAGGCACACACCTCCAATCCTCCAGTGGCCAGAGGGCAAAAACGAGGCAGGTGCCAGATCTGTTCCACTAGGAACGATAACAAGACAACTAATACATGTGGGGGATGTGGCAAATACATCTGCAAGGAGCACATCCGTTGTGGATCATGTGCCCAGTAG